In one Komagataeibacter sp. FNDCR2 genomic region, the following are encoded:
- a CDS encoding phosphotransferase enzyme family protein translates to MTDSAFLYHMAHAALAGYDLRDAGPHLLSISENVIFRVDTACGPRYALRLHRPGYHTAAEIGSELAWLGALHGAGLEVPVPVPGHDGSLIRTLPAPDGVTRHAVLFAWMDGAEPTPDIDPIAFTRLGRVTARLHDHSRHWARPPGFTRKAWTPDTMTGPRALWGRWEAVPGMTDGAHELIAACLRRINAELEEYGRQPERFGLIHADLRLANLLVSGAHTRLIDFDDCGISWFMQDLAAALSFHEDHPHAPRWVDHWLHGYAMAGQVAQADLDILPTLVIQRRIQLLAWTGTHRHTAQVQGLGPDWFTRTLDLCHAWREGRLLRDIG, encoded by the coding sequence ATGACCGATTCCGCCTTCCTGTACCACATGGCCCATGCCGCGCTGGCCGGATACGACCTGCGTGACGCGGGGCCTCACCTGCTTTCCATTTCAGAAAACGTCATTTTCCGGGTCGATACCGCCTGCGGGCCGCGCTACGCGCTGCGCCTGCACCGGCCGGGCTATCATACCGCCGCTGAAATCGGCAGCGAACTGGCCTGGCTTGGCGCGCTGCATGGGGCCGGGCTGGAAGTGCCGGTGCCCGTGCCCGGCCATGACGGCAGCCTTATCCGCACCCTGCCCGCGCCCGATGGCGTCACCCGCCACGCCGTGCTGTTCGCATGGATGGACGGCGCCGAGCCGACTCCGGACATCGACCCCATAGCCTTTACCCGTCTGGGCCGCGTGACCGCCCGGCTGCATGACCACAGCCGCCACTGGGCACGCCCCCCCGGTTTTACCCGCAAGGCATGGACCCCCGACACCATGACCGGCCCCCGCGCCCTGTGGGGACGGTGGGAAGCGGTTCCGGGCATGACCGACGGGGCGCATGAACTGATCGCGGCATGCCTGCGCCGGATCAATGCGGAACTGGAGGAATATGGCCGGCAACCGGAGCGGTTCGGGCTGATCCATGCCGACCTGCGGCTGGCCAACCTGCTGGTCAGCGGGGCGCATACCCGCCTGATTGATTTCGATGACTGTGGCATAAGCTGGTTCATGCAGGATCTGGCGGCGGCGCTCAGCTTTCATGAAGACCACCCTCACGCCCCCCGCTGGGTCGATCACTGGCTGCACGGCTATGCGATGGCGGGACAGGTGGCGCAGGCCGATCTGGATATTTTGCCCACGCTTGTCATCCAGCGGCGAATCCAGCTTCTGGCATGGACCGGCACCCATCGGCACACCGCGCAGGTGCAGGGCCTGGGGCCGGACTGGTTCACGCGCACGCTGGACTTATGCCACGCATGGCGGGAAGGCCGGTTGCTACGCGATATTGGCTGA
- a CDS encoding NUDIX domain-containing protein gives MTDRTGPRVGCGAAIMDRDGRILLLRRLRGLEAGCWGLPGGKVDPYETTAHAAEREIAEELGMTIQARDLLCLVEEMDATGGHHWVSPVYLVTSWQGEPRLMEPEKHEGPHWYAPDSLPDRLTTPTRQALAALRRRKMG, from the coding sequence ATGACGGACAGGACCGGCCCGCGCGTGGGGTGTGGCGCGGCCATCATGGACCGGGATGGCCGGATTCTGCTGTTGCGGCGCCTGCGGGGGCTGGAAGCGGGATGCTGGGGCCTGCCCGGCGGCAAGGTCGATCCGTACGAGACGACGGCCCATGCGGCGGAGCGCGAAATAGCCGAGGAACTGGGCATGACCATACAGGCGCGTGACCTGCTTTGCCTGGTAGAGGAAATGGACGCCACGGGTGGGCATCACTGGGTTTCCCCCGTTTATCTGGTGACCTCATGGCAGGGGGAGCCACGTCTCATGGAGCCCGAAAAACATGAAGGCCCGCACTGGTACGCCCCCGACAGCCTGCCGGACCGGCTGACAACACCCACACGCCAGGCACTGGCGGCCCTGCGGCGGCGAAAGATGGGGTGA